In Torulaspora globosa chromosome 1, complete sequence, a genomic segment contains:
- a CDS encoding putative haloacid dehalogenase-like hydrolase (ancestral locus Anc_5.465): MCPRNRLKSIKAVIFDMDGTLCLPQPWMFPAMRQAVGLHDSSIDILTFIDRLSTPLERAEAHRRIQQVEAQAMAEMQPQPGLVTLMRFLTKHGISKSICTRNLQEPVDFLIDRFLPAEYSHFDYILTREFKPTKPSADPLLHIARSLGIEPAHIAMVGDSRDDLLSGRAAGCTTVLVHHASNASLLASDEDAQMIDFVVRDLAELVTLLSV, from the coding sequence ATGTGCCCGCGCAACAGACTAAAGAGTATCAAGGCCGTCATATTCGACATGGATGGCACATTGTGTCTCCCACAGCCATGGATGTTCCCTGCAATGCGCCAGGCCGTAGGCCTGCACGACAGCTCCATCGACATACTCACGTTCATCGACAGGCTCTCGACGCCTCTCGAGCGCGCCGAGGCCCACCGTCGCATCCAGCAGGTCGAAGCGCAAGCAATGGCTGAGATGCAACCGCAACCGGGTCTCGTGACCTTGATGCGATTCCTCACAAAGCATGGTATCAGCAAGAGCATCTGCACGCGCAACCTGCAGGAGCCGGTCGACTTCCTCATCGACCGCTTCCTCCCCGCTGAATACAGCCATTTCGATTACATCCTTACACGTGAGTTCAAACCCACTAAGCCCAGTGCCGACCCGCTGTTGCACATCGCACGCTCTCTTGGGATCGAACCCGCGCACATCGCCATGGTCGGCGACTCTCGAGACGACCTTCTCAGTGGCCGCGCCGCGGGCTGCACGACGGTGCTCGTCCACCACGCTTCGAACGCGTCGCTGCTCGCTTCCGACGAGGACGCACAGATGATCGACTTTGTTGTCCGCGACCTCGCCGAGCTCGTTACCCTGCTCTCCGTCTGA
- the VPS17 gene encoding retromer subunit VPS17 (ancestral locus Anc_5.466), translating into MEPYEPADDMVDNNPFGEPVEQPEAQEQREEGQEEVEPAQEPGSGAEQIDLLPERTKSGKYRLLVKVTALERVGNVTSKRENPVVVFDVSTNVPTFRKSQHRKVRKTADEFRQLFKFLNGAIQESFIASLPPTYTSLGINNEEDYTQTMGRFQQWFNRICDDPLVVRNEEVAFFIESDFGSYSPISESKLPASGLRRKTLKQLSPPYDEVVELAEFRPLVKSVHWVSQDIQAKLAKVCKGRKILAQEENALGQGFVALHEDQQLYKNFGKVLTANGDIDSIMATLDLGTLHDGLEWIVRDTYVVKEALTNRHLIMRDLLQAQQTSKMRQERARKLRAKRDISPLKVDEALRQLKAATRDESELTVKLQRITANMCIEKNLWLSWFEDFLSSSIRDYTMRKIEYERKKLSLLERIRSDVRKADTKGGLSRLGREASLAKMKQDRQLSQTLDGDNWTGDVRRRSQVQFDKLSQTEFDKALNLQEPSSQRDLHDKSSLDARHAAIMLGLPTF; encoded by the coding sequence ATGGAACCATACGAGCCGGCGGACGATATGGTAGATAACAATCCGTTTGGCGAGCCGGTTGAGCAACCGGAGGCCCAGGAACAGCGGGAAGAAGGGCAGGAAGAGGTGGAGCCGGCGCAGGAACCGGGGAGCGGTGCTGAACAGATCGATCTGCTGCCGGAGAGGACAAAGAGTGGCAAGTACAGGTTGCTTGTCAAAGTGACTGCGTTGGAGCGCGTTGGGAACGTCACAAGCAAGAGGGAGAACCCGGTAGTCGTGTTTGATGTGTCGACGAACGTGCCCACGTTTCGCAAGAGTCAGCACCGCAAGGTCAGGAAGACAGCGGACGAGTTCAGGCAACTTTTCAAATTCCTGAACGGGGCAATTCAGGAGTCGTTCATCGCTTCCCTGCCTCCAACCTACACGAGCTTGGGGATCAATAACGAGGAGGATTACACGCAGACAATGGGCAGGTTCCAGCAGTGGTTCAACAGGATCTGCGACGATCCGCTGGTGGTGAGGAACGAAGAAGTGGcgttcttcatcgagaGCGATTTTGGTTCGTATTCGCCCATCAGCGAGTCGAAGTTACCGGCGTCCGGGCTCAGGAGAAAGACTTTGAAACAGCTAAGTCCGCCCTACGATGAAGTGGTGGAGTTGGCAGAGTTCAGACCGTTGGTGAAGTCTGTACATTGGGTCTCTCAGGATATTCAGGCCAAGCTTGCCAAGGTTTGCAAGGGCAGAAAAATCTTGGCACAGGAGGAAAATGCGCTTGGCCAGGGTTTCGTTGCCTTGCACGAAGACCAACAGCTGTACAAGAATTTTGGCAAGGTGCTGACGGCGAACGGCGACATCGATAGCATAATGGCTACTCTAGACCTTGGTACGTTGCACGACGGGCTGGAATGGATTGTACGGGACACCTACGTAGTGAAGGAAGCATTGACAAACAGACACCTGATCATGAGAGATTTGCTTCAAGCGCAGCAAACCTCCAAGATGAGACAGGAGCGGGCAAGAAAGCTAAGGGCAAAGAGAGATATAAGCCCACTGAAGGTCGACGAAGCATTGCGCCAACTCAAGGCTGCCACGCGTGATGAAAGTGAGCTCACCGTCAAACTACAGCGGATCACTGCAAATATGTGCATAGAAAAAAACTTGTGGCTCTCATGGTTCGAAGATTTCCTATCTTCTTCCATACGCGACTACACAATGCGCAAGATAGAATATGAACGCAAGAAGCTCTCTTTACTCGAGAGGATACGCTCTGATGTCCGCAAGGCGGACACAAAAGGCGGCTTGTCACGTCTGGGACGTGAAGCCTCTCTCGCAAAGATGAAACAGGACAGACAGCTCTCGCAGACACTCGACGGAGATAACTGGACCGGTGACGTGCGTCGTCGCTCCCAGGTCCAGTTCGATAAGCTCTCGCAAACAGAGTTCGATAAGGCATTGAACTTGCAAGAACCAAGCAGCCAACGAGATCTACATGACAAGTCGTCGCTAGACGCCCGCCATGCGGCCATCATGCTAGGTTTGCCAACTTTCTAA
- the EFT1 gene encoding elongation factor 2 (ancestral locus Anc_5.467) has protein sequence MVAFTVDQMRSLMDKVTNVRNMSVIAHVDHGKSTLTDSLVQKAGIISAAKAGEARFMDTRKDEQERGITIKSTAISLFAEIGEEDIKDMKQKTDGSSFLINLIDSPGHVDFSSEVTAALRVTDGALVVVDTVEGVCVQTETVLRQALGERIKPVVVINKVDRALLELQVSKEDLYQSFSRTVESVNVIISTYADEVLGDVQVYPSQGTVAFGSGLHGWAFTIRQFANRYAKKFGVDKVRMMERLWGDSYFNPKTKKWTNKDTDTDGKPLERAFNMFVLDPIFRLFAAIMNFKKDEIPVLLEKLEIGLKGEEKDLEGKALLKVVMKKFLPAADALLEMIVMHLPSPVTAQNYRAEQLYEGPSDDPFCLAIKNCDPKADLMLYVSKMVPTSDKGRFYAFGRVFAGTVRSGQKVRIQGPNYVPGKKDDLFLKAIQRVVLMMGSKTEAIDDCPAGNIVGLVGIDQFLLKTGTLTTNEAAHNMKVMKFSVSPVVQVAVEVKNANDLPKLVEGLKRLSKSDPCVLTYIAETGEHIVAGTGELHLEICLQDLENDHAGIPLKISPPVVAYRETVEAESSQVALSKSPNKHNRIYLKAQPIDEEVSLAIENGKINPRDDFKVRARIMADEFGWDVTDARKIWCFGPDGNGPNLVVDQTKAVQYLNEIKDSVVAAFQWATKEGPIFGEQMRSVRVNILDVTLHADAIHRGGGQIIPTMRRATYAGFLLAEPKIQEPVFLVEIQCPEQAVGGIYSVLNKKRGQVVSEEQRPGTPLFTVKAYLPVNESFGFTGELRQATGGQAFPQMVFDHWSTLGSDPLDPTSKAGEIVLAARKRHGMKEQVPGWQEYYDKL, from the coding sequence ATGGTTGCTTTCACTGTTGACCAAATGCGTTCCTTGATGGACAAGGTTACCAATGTGCGTAACATGTCCGTTATTGCCCACGTCGATCACGGTAAATCTACCTTGACCGACTCTTTGGTTCAGAAGGCTGGTATTATCTCTGCTGCCAAGGCCGGTGAAGCCCGTTTCATGGATACCAGAAAGgatgaacaagaaagaggtATCACTATCAAGTCCACTGCCATTTCTTTGTTCGCTGAGATCGGTGAAGAGGACATCAAGGACATGAAGCAAAAGACCGATGGTagttctttcttgatcaacttgATCGACTCGCCAGGTCACGTTGACTTCTCTTCTGAAGTTACTGCCGCTTTGCGTGTTACTGATGGTGCTTTGGTTGTTGTCGACACTGTGGAAGGTGTGTGTGTCCAAACCGAGACCGTCTTGAGACAAGCTTTGGGTGAAAGAATTAAGCCAGTTGTCGTCATCAACAAGGTCGACAGAGCATTGTTGGAATTGCAAGTCTCCAAGGAGGACTTGTACCAATCTTTCTCCAGAACTGTCGAATCCGTTAACGTTATCATCTCTACTTACGCTGACGAAGTCTTGGGTGACGTTCAAGTCTACCCATCTCAAGGTACCGTTGCTTTCGGTTCCGGTTTGCACGGTTGGGCTTTCACCATCCGTCAATTCGCCAACAGATACGCCAAGAAGTTCGGTGTTGACAAGGTCAGGATGATGGAAAGATTGTGGGGTGACTCTTACTTCAACCcaaagacaaagaagtGGACTAACAAGGACACTGATACCGATGGTAAGCCTTTGGAGAGAGCTTTCAACATGTTCGTTTTGGACCCTATCTTCAGATTGTTTGCTGCTATCatgaacttcaagaaggatgaaaTCCCAGTTCTTTTGGAGAAATTGGAAATCGGCTTGAAGggtgaagaaaaggatctAGAAGGTAAGGCTCTGTTGAAGGTCGtcatgaagaagttcttgCCAGCTGCTGACGCTTTGTTGGAAATGATTGTCATGCACTTGCCATCCCCAGTTACCGCTCAAAACTACAGAGCTGAACAACTATACGAAGGTCCATCTGACGATCCATTCTGTCTAGCCATCAAGAACTGTGATCCAAAGGCCGACTTGATGTTGTACGTCTCTAAGATGGTGCCAACTTCTGATAAGGGTAGATTCTACGCTTTCGGTAGAGTTTTCGCTGGTACCGTTAGATCTGGTCAAAAGGTCAGAATTCAAGGTCCAAACTACGTCCCAGGTAAGAAGGATgatttgttcttgaaggcTATCCAAAGAGTTGTTTTGATGATGGGTTCCAAGACCGAAGCTATTGATGACTGTCCAGCTGGTAACATTGTCGGTTTGGTCGGTATCGATCAATTCTTGTTGAAGACTGGTACTTTGACCACTAACGAAGCTGCTCACAACATGAAGGTCATGAAGTTCTCTGTCTCTCCAGTTGTCCAAGTCGCTGTCGAAGTTAAGAACGCCAACGACTTGCCAAAATTGGTCGAAGgtttgaagagattgtcCAAGTCCGATCCATGTGTCTTGACTTACATTGCTGAGACTGGTGAACATATCGTCGCTGGTACCGGTGAATTGCATTTGGAAATTTGTTTGCAAGATTTGGAGAACGACCACGCTGGTATCCCATTGAAGATCTCTCCTCCAGTCGTCGCTTACAGAGAAACCGTCGAAGCTGAGTCCTCTCAAGTCGCTTTGTCCAAGTCTCCAAACAAGCATAACAGAATCTACCTAAAGGCTCAACcaattgacgaagaagtcTCTTTGGCCATCGAAAACGGTAAGATCAACCCAAGAGATGATTTCAAGGTCAGAGCTAGAATCATGGCCGATGAGTTCGGTTGGGATGTCACTGACGCCAGAAAGATCTGGTGTTTCGGTCCAGATGGTAACGGTCCAAACTTGGTTGTTGACCAAACTAAGGCTGTTCAATATTTGAACGAAATCAAGGACTCTGTCGTCGCCGCCTTCCAATGGGCTACTAAGGAAGGTCCAATCTTCGGTGAACAAATGAGATCCGTCAGAGTTAACATTTTGGATGTCACTCTACATGCTGATGCTATCCACAGAGGTGGTGGTCAAATCATCCCAACCATGAGAAGAGCTACCTACGCAGGTTTCTTGTTGGCTGAGCCAAAGATCCAAGAGCCAGTCTTCTTGGTCGAAATTCAATGTCCAGAACAAGCTGTCGGTGGTATCTACTCCGtcttgaacaagaagagaggtCAAGTCGTCTCCGAAGAGCAAAGACCAGGTACTCCATTGTTCACCGTCAAGGCCTACTTGCCAGTTAACGAATCCTTCGGTTTCACCGGTGAATTGAGACAAGCCACTGGTGGTCAAGCTTTCCCACAAATGGTGTTCGACCATTGGTCTACTCTAGGTAGTGATCCATTGGACCCAACCAGTAAGGCCGGTGAAATTGTTCTCGCAGCCCGTAAGAGACACGGTATGAAAGAACAAGTTCCAGGCTGGCAAGAATACTACGACAAATTATAA
- the MUS81 gene encoding Mus81p (ancestral locus Anc_5.468) — protein MSLPADLKLLYAEWLQEFINALNPRQEQLAATYDKARRNLLDAEGTIYYPRDLKKIRGIGDTIMRKLEKSLQRYCKEIGVEVPTPPVRESPQRETNRTSTALRLGHTEPSGNRNGQECLMAKKRRKYIPKKRSGGYGILLALLEANAITRGISKDDIIELAEKYCNSSMKPNYMTKELRGAWSSIKSLIKHELVIEQGRPKIYLLTDEGQAMAKTLKLADNITFAIEKGKAASELEFSKDADSEASANFRDLFDGEAYETISKPGSHGSSLVDVTFQDSNMMPTNNQSRISHARTLAISTPLTRKVLNVKPVAVANDSPSNDSILRRRFIGVRYELWPKGSYEVYPIIDYREVRSQSDRDFFSKALDRKGTKCEIRQLALGDIIWIGKNKKTGTECVLNTIVERKRLDDLATSIRDNRFMEQKSRLEKSGCRNKYYLIEETMGKSMDGMTEAIKTALWVILVYYRFSMMKTNNADDTVEKLQALQTVIAKEYSEKNLIVIFPNDLKNQDDYLRVLDEFRSEFERGRDIECCHTYQCFQEILGKGELSTVGELTIRVLMFIKGVSIEKAVAIQRIYPTLSHILKAYSECQSELDSKLLMFKRLGDAPGAKKITKSLSEKIADVFGTF, from the coding sequence ATGTCACTACCGGCTGATCTGAAGCTCCTGTATGCAGAATGGTTACAGGAATTCATCAACGCTCTGAATCCTCGTCAGGAACAATTAGCGGCTACATATGACAAGGCTAGAAGAAATCTATTGGATGCTGAGGGCACGATCTACTATCCTCGagatctcaagaagatcagagGCATAGGCGATACTATCAtgagaaagctggagaaaagcTTGCAAAGATACTGCAAAGAAATAGGCGTTGAGGTCCCGACACCGCCAGTGAGAGAATCGCCCCAAAGAGAAACGAATAGGACATCTACCGCCCTACGTCTAGGACATACTGAGCCCAGTGGTAATAGAAATGGTCAAGAATGCCTAATGGCGAAGAAGCGACGCAAATATATACCGAAGAAACGATCTGGTGGCTATGGCATACTCTTAGCTCTCCTGGAGGCAAACGCCATAACGAGAGGTATTAGCAAGGATGATATCATTGAGCTGGCCGAGAAATactgcaacagcagcatgAAACCCAATTATATGACGAAAGAACTGAGAGGAGCGTGGTCTTCAATCAAATCTCTGATAAAACATGAGCTGGTCATTGAGCAAGGCCGACCGAAGATTTATCTCTTAACTGATGAGGGTCAGGCGATGGCCAAGACGCTAAAGCTAGCTGATAATATTACTTTTGCGATTGAGAAAGGGAAGGCGGCTAGCGAGTTGGAATTCTCTAAGGATGCGGATTCAGAAGCATCTGCCAACTTCCGGGACTTATTTGATGGTGAAGCATATGAAACCATATCAAAACCGGGCAGCCATGGTTCATCATTGGTGGACGTAACCTTTCAAGATAGTAACATGATGCCCACCAACAATCAGTCTAGGATTTCACACGCTCGCACCTTGGCGATCTCAACACCTTTAACTAGAAAGGTTTTGAATGTCAAACCGGTGGCAGTTGCCAATGACTCTCCCTCCAATGATAGCATCTTGAGGAGGAGATTTATTGGCGTCAGATATGAACTATGGCCAAAGGGCAGCTACGAAGTCTATCCAATAATTGACTACCGGGAAGTGAGGTCGCAGAGCGATCGCGACTTCTTCTCTAAAGCTTTGGATAGAAAGGGGACCAAATGCGAGATACGGCAGCTAGCTTTAGGAGATATCATATGGATTGggaagaacaagaaaactGGAACGGAATGTGTTTTAAATACAATTGTTGAACGAAAGAGACTGGATGATTTGGCGACAAGCATCCGGGATAACAGGTTTATGGAGCAAAAAAGTCGTCTCGAGAAGTCAGGCTGTCGGAACAAATATTAtttgattgaagaaactatGGGAAAGTCCATGGATGGTATGACAGAAGCGATAAAGACAGCCTTATGGGTAATATTAGTCTATTACCGattttcgatgatgaagaccAACAATGCCGATGACACAGTGGAAAAACTCCAGGCTTTGCAAACCGTGATTGCGAAAGAGTACTCGGAGAAGAACCTCATAGTGATTTTTCCAAACGATCTCAAGAACCAAGATGACTATCTAAGAGTACTTGATGAGTTTCGTTCGGAGTTCGAAAGGGGCCGTGACATAGAATGCTGCCACACCTATCAATGTTTTCAGGAAATCTTAGGCAAGGGAGAATTAAGCACGGTTGGAGAATTAACGATTCGTGTTTTAATGTTCATCAAGGGCGTCTCTATTGAGAAAGCCGTTGCAATTCAACGTATTTACCCAACCTTGAGCCATATTCTGAAGGCATACAGCGAATGCCAATCCGAATTGGATTCGAAACTGCTAATGTTCAAAAGGCTAGGAGATGCACCTGGTGCAAAGAAGATTACCAAGAGCTTGTCGGAGAAAATTGCCGATGTGTTTGGAACTTTCTGA
- the CIN10 gene encoding Cin10p (ancestral locus Anc_5.469) — protein sequence MEADQQQEQQQQRARSSATLCSDVEDVYSDLYSTFSQLTSTTADDVDQSPCKLSPRMLFISAGACVCGLLFGYDTGVISGVLLVMAPQDISQEKITEFQKEVVTAIACLGSFFGSMLGFPLSDRYGRRTTMALCCVVFIIGGVWMALSTSLSVLATGRLVVGIAIGVAAQCVPVYLSEVSPANIRGTVLTLNSMAITGGQLASYIMALLLADRKHAWRYLFGLSAIPALIFLLLFRFMPESPRWLVLKGEFPRAHATLRVIYPAATPSQVSLKLRRLVLDVCKLRKYEDIEQPLIARPSLFARCARLSSSKQSQEVNPDGSTNSILSSTHVPVARQHQRRQKHRMEPRTRRALIVGCVLMFFQQASGFNAFMYYATLIFADLNVQNPLVPATLIALTNFLFTLVAFQLVDTVGKRSMLLHSIWIMTLGLLLASFAFSEANTPLVLFCIILFVASFASAMGNIPWSSVELLPLNRRSFGASCISCTNWLTNMFMSLSFLSLVDHFGISHTMWIFAVFTALNWIFVYYWYPEVKGLTLEEIGKVFENGIDVHYVYRNYH from the coding sequence ATGGAGGCCGATCAacagcaggagcagcagcagcagcgtGCTCGTTCTTCTGCGACTCTCTGTTCAGATGTGGAAGATGTATACTCGGATCTGTACTCGACGTTCTCGCAGCTCACTTCGACTACCGCCGATGATGTCGATCAGTCACCGTGCAAATTGAGTCCTAGGATGCTGTTTATCTCAGCTGGGGCGTGTGTTTGTGGGTTGCTGTTTGGATACGATACGGGCGTCATATCTGGAGTGCTGCTTGTGATGGCGCCGCAGGATATCTCCCAGGAGAAGATCACAGAGTTCCAGAAGGAGGTGGTTACGGCAATTGCATGCCTGGGATCGTTCTTCGGGTCGATGCTGGGGTTTCCGCTGTCGGATAGGTACGGGAGGCGAACGACAATGGCGCTGTGTTGCGTAGTGTTCATCATCGGAGGCGTTTGGATGGCTCTGTCGACCTCGCTGAGTGTGTTGGCCACGGGTAGGCTGGTCGTTGGGATCGCCATCGGAGTGGCAGCGCAGTGTGTCCCCGTGTATCTCAGTGAGGTGTCTCCCGCTAACATACGGGGGACAGTATTGACGCTGAACTCGATGGCAATCACCGGCGGCCAGCTGGCGTCATACATCATGGCGTTGTTGCTGGCGGATAGGAAGCATGCCTGGCGATATCTGTTCGGGCTTTCCGCAATACCAGCgctgatcttcttgctgttgTTCCGGTTCATGCCGGAATCGCCTCGATGGCTCGTTCTGAAAGGTGAGTTTCCAAGGGCTCATGCCACTTTGAGAGTGATCTACCCTGCGGCAACCCCCAGTCAGGTAAGCCTGAAGCTTCGGAGGCTTGTGTTGGACGTGTGCAAGCTGCGAAAGTACGAAGACATTGAGCAGCCGCTGATCGCTCGACCAAGCCTGTTTGCACGATGTGCCAGACTCTCAAGCTCAAAACAGTCTCAGGAGGTCAACCCGGATGGATCCACTAATTCGATATTGTCTAGCACACATGTGCCGGTAGCACGGCAACATCAACGGCGGCAAAAGCATAGAATGGAACCTCGCACTCGCAGAGCTCTCATTGTTGGATGTGTGTTGATGTTTTTCCAGCAGGCTTCTGGATTCAATGCGTTCATGTACTATGCCACGCTGATCTTTGCGGATCTTAACGTGCAGAACCCGCTCGTTCCAGCGACACTCATTGCTCTAACGAACTTTCTGTTTACCCTGGTGGCTTTCCAACTAGTTGATACCGTCGGCAAGAGATCCATGTTATTGCACAGTATTTGGATAATGACTTTGGGGCTACTTCTGGCCAGCTTTGCCTTCTCGGAGGCGAACACTCCATTGGTGCTCTTCTGTATAATACTCTTTGTGGCATCATTTGCATCAGCAATGGGGAACATTCCATGGAGCAGTGTGGAGTTGCTGCCGCTCAATCGCAGGTCGTTTGGCGCTTCGTGCATATCATGCACTAATTGGCTCACCAACATGTTCATGTCCTTATCATTTCTGTCACTCGTTGACCACTTCGGCATATCGCACACTATGTGGATCTTTGCCGTCTTTACCGCCCTCAATTGGATATTTGTGTACTACTGGTATCCCGAGGTCAAGGGCCTAACTTTGGAGGAAATAGGCAAAGTCTTCGAAAATGGTATTGACGTGCACTATGTATACAGAAATTATCATTAA
- the RVS167 gene encoding amphiphysin (ancestral locus Anc_5.470), translating to MFNLSLGFRVGLKKGGTGRRDHLAGVERAEGYRQQDMSFKGFTKAMARAPQSFRQKFNMGEQVEDPVYEDAERRFKELEIEVKKLSEESKRYSSAVNGMLSHQIGFAKAMEEIFRPISGKMSDPNATVPEDNPEGIEASEQYRAIVAELQETLKPDLKLIDEKIMAPCSDLLKTIGYIRKMATKRNHKKLDLDRRYNTYKKYEKKESTNPKDEEKMFKAQAEMEVAQQEYDYYNEMLKNQLPVLFGLEAQFVQPLFVSFYFMQLNIFYTLYNRFQDIKIPYFDLDSDILEAFQYKRGNVEEQCDALTITHFKVGYSKAKLEMTRKRYGSQSPTSPTAAPASGYPGSPTSAAAASGYGAYGAQQQPAQQSPVTTDSYQHAGAPPPAYAAVSSASAAPLAAGPPATSADTVTALYDYQAQAAGDLSFPAGAVIEVVQRTADSNGWWTGRYNGQQGLFPGNYVQVNKN from the coding sequence ATGTTTAACCTAAGCCTAGGCTTCAGGGTCGGTTTAAAGAAAGGAGGAACTGGACGGAGGGACCATCTAGCAGGCGTAGAGCGGGCAGAAGGGTATCGGCAGCAGGATATGAGTTTCAAGGGATTTACCAAGGCGATGGCGAGGGCGCCACAGTCTTTTCGGCAGAAGTTTAACATGGGGGAGCAGGTGGAGGACCCGGTTTACGAAGATGCGGAACGTCGATTcaaggagctggagatcGAGGTGAAGAAGCTGAGTGAAGAGTCGAAGAGATACTCGAGTGCGGTGAACGGGATGCTGTCGCACCAGATCGGATTTGCTAAGGCGATGGAAGAAATCTTCAGGCCGATCAGTGGCAAGATGAGCGACCCGAACGCGACGGTGCCTGAGGACAATCCGGAGGGCATTGAGGCAAGTGAGCAGTACAGAGCGATAGTGGCGGAGCTGCAGGAGACTTTGAAGCCcgatttgaagctgatcGACGAGAAAATCATGGCACCGTGTTCGGACCTGTTGAAGACGATCGGATACATCCGCAAGATGGCGACGAAGAGAAATCACAAGAAGCTGGACCTGGACCGGCGCTACAACACGTACAAGAAGTACGAAAAGAAGGAGTCGACCAACCCcaaggacgaggagaaaATGTTCAAGGCGCAGGCGGAGATGGAGGTCGCGCAGCAGGAGTACGACTACTACAACGAGATGCTCAAGAACCAGCTCCCCGTGTTGTTCGGCCTGGAGGCGCAGTTCGTGCAGCCGCTTTTCGTGTCGTTCTATTTCATGCAGCTGAACATCTTCTACACGCTGTACAACAGGTTCCAGGACATCAAGATACCTTACTTCGACCTCGACAGCGACATCCTTGAAGCGTTCCAATACAAGAGGGGCAACGTCGAGGAGCAGTGCGACGCGCTCACGATCACGCATTTCAAAGTGGGCTACTCCAAGGCCAAACTGGAGATGACGAGGAAGCGCTACGGCTCGCAGTCTCCGACCTCCCCCACAGCCGCGCCAGCTTCCGGGTACCCAGGCAGTCCAACGTCGGCTGCCGCCGCCAGCGGCTACGGCGCCTACGGCGCCCAGCAGCAGCCCGCCCAGCAATCGCCCGTCACGACAGACTCCTACCAGCACGCGGGCGCACCACCGCCCGCGTACGCCGCCGTCTCCTCCGCGTCCGCCGCCCCGCTGGCCGCAGGGCCGCCGGCCACATCCGCAGACACCGTCACCGCCCTCTACGACTACCAAGCCCAGGCTGCCGGCGACCTTTCCTTCCCAGCGGGCGCCGTCATCGAGGTCGTCCAGCGCACAGCGGACTCGAACGGGTGGTGGACCGGCAGATACAACGGTCAGCAAGGCCTCTTCCCGGGGAACTACGTCCAAGTCAACAAGAACTGA